From the Nostoc sp. PCC 7107 genome, the window TACTTTAGTTCTTGGTAGTCGAGGTATTGCTTTTACTCCTGTCTCAGTACCATCTGAAGCAAGTGAATTAGAACCTATTGACATCATTATCCGTGATATTGTGCGTTCACTTTTCTGGATAATTACAGGTTATACAGGAGTCGAATTTTAACCTTTTTTACTTATCGACTATGAGATCAGACAAAAAAATAAGGGACGTTTTTCATAACGTCCCTATAATTCAATCACTAAATATTCAACATCAGATCAAGAGGCTTTACAACTCTCTCAAGAAAGCGATAATTGCTCTTTGATCATCGCGTGTGAGAGAACGGAAACGAGCCATAACCTCTTTTGCTTCACTTCTGCGAGTATTGGAAAGAGGACTGTTATATGGTGGGCAAATAACATTCTGAGGTGATGGGCCGTAGTCTACGACAATCTTGTCACTGCTGGTAAGACTACCGTCATAACCAAGTTTGTTGACGACTTTACCACCGGGAGGTACAGGGCATCCACCACCAGGCAGGGTAGATGTCTTAGAGTCATCGGGTGCAGGTAGATCATGTAACTCAATAGCTGCGAGTAGTGCTTCGTCTACATTGCGAACAACCAAAGGTTCATTGGTTACTTCTCTATTGGTAGTTACAGTACCTGCGGGTGTAGTGTCACGGTTGAAGGTACTTAAGAAAACACGCGCATCGTGCATGAATGGAGGGCCAACTCTACCAATACCAGTCAGAGGTGGTGTGCGGAACTGATCACCCAAAGCAGTGGCTTGCTGGTTTGTGAAGGAATCACTAGCAAAGTTACGCATTAGGTCATAGGTCATGAAGGTAGCAACATTGTTACCACTTGGCCTTTGACCAAACACATCAGCACGGCTGACAAGAAATGGATCGCGGGGAATTGGCGAATTTCTCTCAACATCAATAACTGGGCCTCTATGGATATTAATATCTGAGAATAGAGGAGCCCAACGGTAGCTAAGAGCATCTACAAGTGCCTGTGCATCAGGCCCCAAGGACGGGTCGCCATTAGCTGGAGACAACCCAGTTCTTTGAATTGGAGTATGACAGTTAACACAACCAACCATGCGATCGTTCTGGTTAATCGCATTGCCATCTAGACCATCGCCACCTCTAGGCATCTTACCGGCAATCGTCCGGTTACTAAATGCAACTAAGTCAACACCAAACAACTGCGCTCCTCTTTGAACTCTAGCCGCTGGATTGTTGCCAGGTAGAAGTCTAGAAGGATCTTTAGCTCTGAGTACGGCCAAAAGGTTTCTACCGAATTCTGGGGGAGCAGTCGAACGGATGAAATTGCGCTCACTAAATGGTACGCTGACATCCAACTCAAATTGATCAGGCGCAGGCCCATCCGGTATGAGATTTCGGCACTTGCTATTGTAGGGAGCAATGGCGGGGTCAGCAATAACTTGCTCAACTGGAGAGAACAGGTTAGTCATACTCAGACTACCGAACATACCCCCAAGAATAAACTGCAACATCTCCGAACCATTGGCACGTAAACCAAAACGCCCTACCCCTGTAGCAAGGAGTTCGTTTTGTCGTTGTTGTTGCTGCGCTACGGGGATATTGCTAGGAATTGTATTGATCTGACCTGTAACGCAATCACCGGTACACTGAAATAAAGCAGTTTTGATGGAGGATTTGTCACCTCTAATATCGTTGGGGTCAGCAGCGTTGATAATATCCTGGTTGGGAATTGCTTCTATCAACCCACGACCAATATATGGAGGGCCAGCTAGTTCAGTAATCGCACGTCTAAATCCAATTGAACTCTGTTGGGTAGCTGGATTAAAGCCAACGAGGTTTCTATCTTCCGAAACGCTGGGGATAGCATCTGGCTTGCAATCTATAGTTGGGTCTAAAGCTTTCAGCTGTTCATTGGGCGGGCGGACATGCTGCAAGAAACCACTATAGTTCTGCCCAAAACCTGTTACGCGATTGATATTCCCATTCAACGGGTCGAAAACGTTCGCCGATGCTGAATAGTCTCCAAATACTGTAAAGGCTCCGGTTCGTCCTGTATTGTTGACTGCATCTAACTCTCCACTGGAGGCTATGCTCAGACGACCTAAGCTCACAGAACCATCTGAATCGACTGGATCTAAGCGGCTACCAGGCGCTCTACCGCCATTAACTTGAGTATCACCCGATACAAAACTAAAGTTAGTGGGGGTTGTCCTGTTAGCTCTACTGACGTTAGAAACACCTGTGAGCAGGCCTTCATTGGGAACTGTCTCAATGGCATTCAGGTGACAACCTGCACATCGAGTTTGCATGGAGGTTGACCCGAAACCATTCTCAACTCTGTTTGGAGTTGTAAAGAAGGTAGAACCTTCTAGTACTCTTTCCCGAATTGAGTTTGGTATAGAAGGATAAAGCAATGTATCCAACTGAGCCAAAGTACTCACAGGGGTCAGCCCGACATCGCCAAAGGTATCACGGCGCACACGCTCTACCGGACGCAGGGGGCGAGTTGGAGGTTGAACCACGAAGTTGGATGCAACTTCTTGTCGGCGGCGTGCAATCAAAGTTGCATCGTCAGGAAGGGGAATCTGACCGAAAACCTTTTGTGGGTTTATATAGCCAATGAGTACTGAAAGGCCTAATGATAAACCCACTATCAATAAGAGAAATCTTTGTTGTTTTCGCATTAACTAAGTTCCAAACTTATTTAATATTTGAGTAATACAAACTCAAGGCTACCGATTCCGTATTAGGACTAATACAAACTTAAAGCTACATATTCCTCATGGGATTTGTAGCTTTTTCGTAACTGAGTACGAAGAAAACAAGCAAAGCATCGATCCCAATACTTTAGAACTTAAGTTCGCAAATACCTGGGTAACTAATTACACTGTATATTACTACAATATCAGAGTAAAAGGAAATTTTTATTAAGTATATACTGTTAAATATTTCTACATAAACTATCGAGAAAACATCAAGATACTATGAAGTTAATGTCCCGCTAAAGTTCAGTTTATGTAATCTTTAAATTCAAATTATTTCCCTCATAAAGTTAAAAAAATCTTTAAAGAAAGAAACATTCAGAAAGAATATGCTGCTAGAAAGCAAATGCTTGTAGGCTGGATATCTACAGCTAGAAATTGGGTGAAATAGCCCGGAATTAGAGACTTTACTAGTCTAGGCTTCATCTTTGCATTACTTAATTGAGCCAGGCATATTGCTTGCCCCACAATAGTTTTCTTAACTTTAAATCACTTAGTTTAGTGCATGATATGGCAGAGCGAAAGATACTCTACCTTAAAGTTTGCTGATGAATTTGCTGGTCAAATACTAGACACACAGCGCAAGGCTTTCATGTCCAGTTTCAATATTGAATATTTGTATCTATTAAGATTGACTTTCCAACAATATTATGTGTTGAGAATTTTGATAGATGTTGCTCATCCATAATCTATTTTGTAAAAAGCATATCGCTTTCCATCAGTAAATAGATTTAACAAAATTTCACTCACAATATTAATTAATACTGAAAGTTGAGAAAAATTCTCAAAAAGTAGTTTGAGGAAAAACTAAACTCTAAATCTAATAAAATGGCAGGTATTCCTAAACTATTGCATAAAGATTCGTTCCTCGCGTCTTGGCTCGAAACAAAATTAATTGCACTAATTAGCAACACCTAA encodes:
- a CDS encoding di-heme oxidoredictase family protein translates to MRKQQRFLLLIVGLSLGLSVLIGYINPQKVFGQIPLPDDATLIARRRQEVASNFVVQPPTRPLRPVERVRRDTFGDVGLTPVSTLAQLDTLLYPSIPNSIRERVLEGSTFFTTPNRVENGFGSTSMQTRCAGCHLNAIETVPNEGLLTGVSNVSRANRTTPTNFSFVSGDTQVNGGRAPGSRLDPVDSDGSVSLGRLSIASSGELDAVNNTGRTGAFTVFGDYSASANVFDPLNGNINRVTGFGQNYSGFLQHVRPPNEQLKALDPTIDCKPDAIPSVSEDRNLVGFNPATQQSSIGFRRAITELAGPPYIGRGLIEAIPNQDIINAADPNDIRGDKSSIKTALFQCTGDCVTGQINTIPSNIPVAQQQQRQNELLATGVGRFGLRANGSEMLQFILGGMFGSLSMTNLFSPVEQVIADPAIAPYNSKCRNLIPDGPAPDQFELDVSVPFSERNFIRSTAPPEFGRNLLAVLRAKDPSRLLPGNNPAARVQRGAQLFGVDLVAFSNRTIAGKMPRGGDGLDGNAINQNDRMVGCVNCHTPIQRTGLSPANGDPSLGPDAQALVDALSYRWAPLFSDINIHRGPVIDVERNSPIPRDPFLVSRADVFGQRPSGNNVATFMTYDLMRNFASDSFTNQQATALGDQFRTPPLTGIGRVGPPFMHDARVFLSTFNRDTTPAGTVTTNREVTNEPLVVRNVDEALLAAIELHDLPAPDDSKTSTLPGGGCPVPPGGKVVNKLGYDGSLTSSDKIVVDYGPSPQNVICPPYNSPLSNTRRSEAKEVMARFRSLTRDDQRAIIAFLREL